DNA sequence from the Dreissena polymorpha isolate Duluth1 chromosome 3, UMN_Dpol_1.0, whole genome shotgun sequence genome:
atttttacaatttattaaattatggaacACGGAAAATTTGACTTTTATAACATTCGAAGGACAATCATCAAACAAATCGAAATTCTTTATTGGCCAATTAGATATTGTAttcaataaacactcaaaataacaATTAATTCTAATAAGTCAAAATCAGCATAtgagtaaaaaacaattaaaaaatatcccactttcatttattcaaaaggaCAATCATCAAACAAATCGGAACTCTTTTATAGCCAATTATCTATTATATTCAATCAGACATcgtgtcaaaaacttgtgaatagcggattaaagacgcgtgaaattaataaaggtggtcgaaaaatctgcaaactgtaaacaacgcaaaacaattgataGAAACTTGGCCAGTCGGTCTGTGATTAGTGGAAGTGAAATTCGGTAACAGCCCGGCGTCATGTCAAGAACCCGTATCTAATTGATACCAACGATCATTTTAATGTGTAGttcggttgtaattcggtgaaaagtgtaATCCGGTTGTAATTCAgtgaaaagtggaattcggtgTTTCCATGGACCGGTTTCCGAATGCTAAAAGGATTTATTGGCAGTGCCCGAATATTGTGTTGTTTAAGCAGTACCACAATAATGGTGATGATGGGCAGTTCCTCAATATAAAGGTCTGAGTTTATGAGTGGCATGAGCAAATAACGGAGGCCGAGTCTGCTTACTCAAATGGTCAAAAGGGCCTAATATGTACAGGATCCGAGGCAGGTCTCTGAAATATTCGTTGTAGCTCTGCATCCAAAAGGATTCGAACGTAAGCGCAATTCTCTTCAGGCAGCATTGTTTGAGCGAAAGTACGGAGTGCCTAGCTGGCATCGGACTTCAATCACTACGAAGATGTATGGGTACAAATATTATGTATCACAACCAATTGACGAATTGACTCACAACTGTTTGTTTACTTCCTGAATTTACGAGCATCCAAATGAATccgacctctaaaaaaatattaaaccGCACCGTCTTTTCATTGACACGGGCTAACAACCACTAAACATACAAGTACGTGTATACGACAAGATGAAATGCTACGTTAAAAACCgcatattgtaaaattaataaaaagcaATATGTTGTTATACAGTACTCTTGAACTGATAAAACAGCAATATTGTGTTATGAGTTAGACTAGTAAGATTGTTGATGTGACGGAAAACGCATCATAATTATACTAAACTTTCTATGGGTGTTGGGCTTCTTCTGCACTTTTCAGACATTAATAAGAGGACAGTTTACGACGAACGTGTGCTAATCGAAATAACTGCATCCATATATCTGCAATCTATTGAATAGACTTTTAAATACAGTCTGAacacttcggacagtgggcttCACCACACCGTtgtggcggaattgtccgaggagtcccgattgttttaaatacttaattttacTCCCCTTACGTCTCGGTAGATATACGTTGTGAATGAATAACCACTCGGGAACGTTTTACCAATACACAATTACTCAACTTCAATACACAAAGTAGAAGGGGAATTTTATCAATGAGTGTGCGTGTGTGCCAGATGTATTTATGATCGGAACAAAATGGACGGATTAGAAGGCATAGATGATCCGGTGAGTTAATTAGATTAAGCTTAGGATTATATGATAATAATCACAGGTTGAATTCAGACTAGCATAGTTAAAccataaattatgtttataaaatgtaaaccTGCATACATGGTATTTTATCTGTTTGCTGCATATAAAATTcttgataatacatgtatatgtcttGTTTCGGTTTCGTCGCTAGAGGATAGAATGTTTAAGATTTAAATCACGTTCAATAGATCTACATGTAAATCCATGTTTCCATATTAAATAAGTAATCAGTTAAGAAAATAAGTTAACAATGTTATTGCTCATTtcacgttaaagggatcttttcacgctttggtaaattgacaaaattgaaaaaagttgtttcagattcgcaaattttcgttttagttatgatatttgtgaggaaacagtaatactgaacatttaccatggtctaatatagccattatatgcatcttttgacgattttaaaacctaaaaattataaagcgttgcaacgcgaaaacgattgaataatttggagagttctgtttttacTTCAGGCCCCTTTAAGCTTATAACTATTACTAGAAGcgataataacataaataacatgcATGAAGTTTATGTATGCTGTGAAAGATAACTCATACACGTTTATTTACTGAAGCATACACGTTTTGGTCTATGAAGTTAAATTGTGTAATTATTtacaatttgataataaaaatagACTATTCTAATGTTTGTTcgtgaatgctttgagctttaaaggggccttttcacagattttggcatttttttaacttattcattaaatgctttatattgataaatgtaaacattggatcgtaaaagctccagtaaaaaatcaagaataaaattaaaaaaaggaaaagaacattgcccggagcaggtttcgaaccagtgacccctggagtcctgccagagtcctgaagtaaaaacgctttagcctactgagctattccgccgagtacacatacttgccgtattttatacgttatataagcaatcttcgtagtttcacaaaatttaacgacaaaaacagaactctccaaattattcaatcgttttcgcgttgcaacgctttataatttttaggttttaaaatcgtcaaaagatgcatataatggctatattagaccatggtaaatgttcagtattactgtttcctcacaaatatcataactaaaacgaaaatttgcgaatctgaaacaacttttttcaattttgtcaatttaccaaagcgtgaaaagatccctttaaggagaACATACAAACAGCTCAAACACCCGGCGAGTCAATGGCTGGCAATTATCTAATTCTTGTGTTATATGGGATCTGCCAACTGCAATTGGTTAATAGTTTAgtattttaatatacaaaataaataaatacgtaatTTAATAAAAGAACTATAATTAATAAGTTACGAATCTCACTAACAGTGCTGACCACTTTATATAAGGTTAATTAAGAACACGTGAATTTCGTAATCTGTCATTTCCTGATTCAGCACATTGCCTCCAAATGGCTCCCATCAGTCTATGCGGAAGATAATTCTTAAAAGTATGTGTATTTTGGTGATCATTCAGTGTTTACCTTAGGGATCCAAATTAGACGTCACTGTACGCAAAATGCCTTCAGCCTCATGCCCTTTCCGTAAAAAAGAACGCTGATATTTGTTTTCATCGTAAAGGATTCCGCCTATAGAACAATACTCAATGCTTTAGGACGCAAAACACTTCTTCTCCAAGTATCTCGGCGGGATCAGAAGAGCTGTGTCCGGGGCTCCCAGGTGGCAAGACGTGAAACTAGAGGAGTACGTCAACGTGGAAAATGACGCCGTAAGTGACGTAACTTcgtgttattttaaattaatgatacTTTTCGTTGTGTGTATATTGTCTTACTTATCTACGTTATCCCATGTAATGTAGCGCAATTTAGTGATTTTTACGTTAATATTTTTAATGACGTTTGCATTAATGTATTATGGCATTCAATGTAATGTAGCTAGCGTATGTTTCCTTACTCTTTTTAATGCAATGTAATGTAGCGATCGTAGCAGACTCAGTCTCTGGTAATTGCTTCACAAATTGTTCATCTGGTATAAAGGTCATTGTTCGGTAAATCGGCTTGCATTAGCAATACATCACTGTTTGAATAATACTTAAATGGTTGAactaacattttgtttaatttatacatgttaatcctttcccacttaaaagcaaaatgaaaatggtcATGACAGAAAGTGTCTGAATTTGAAAACAGTGCTGGGATTCAATAGAGctttcaatttgttgaaatatcAAGTGGGGGGGAGGGGGTTCTAGAATAATTGCCCCGTTATTTAAGGCGCATAACAGTTGTACCTCTagtttatcaaaattaaattaaGACCATTTATAATgagtgtttattttatatttgaatgtaaAGTATAATTTTCGTATGGCCATCAGTAACAACTTGACACTGAATACGCACATTGCCTACCGGTACTTGCATTGCATCACTTTATAGAAACGACGCTAAATTCACATTGAATGTATGATCACGCTAAATTCACATTGAATGTTTGATCATGATATGCTCATTCgatactaaaaataaataaaagttcgCTAAGACTacgtttttatttgatattttacactAAAATTTTAACCTGTAACTTACAAGTTGTATTTCAATATCAACTCGTTAGCTGACACAATACATTataatgttatgtgtattttaattgatgtatttacaTAGAAAGAACCGAACTGGTTTTATGCATTAACTCGCAGTTGGTTAAGTTATTGTTTGATACAACATATCTGTCTAATGTATGTGACCCAAACATAATCCCCATGACCTCGCACGTTTTGTTTTACTATGTTTTCAGAACTACAAAAGAAAACCAATGTTCACTAAAGCTGACAAAGAAAAAGATGAATACAAAATGAATTTTCCACGGCGCGGAAAAGCTGTTATTGTCAACAACAAAAACTTCACAGACAACATGCAAAAACTCGGATACGGTGTACGATCGGGAACAGATATCGATCACACGCGCATCACAAATCGGTTGCGGCGTCTTGGGTTCGATCTGGACCACCACCATAACGCCACATGCCAGGTCATGAAAGACGTGTTCGCTAAAGTCGCAAAGGAAGACCACTCTGACGTGGACTGTTTTGTGGCGGTACTGCTGAGCCACGGGGAGGAAGGCAAGATCTGCGGGACAGACGGCATAATAGAATTGGAGGAGATTTTCCAGTATTTCAAAGGCGCCCATTGCCCGACGCTTGCCGGAAAGCCGAAAGTGTTCTTCATTCAGGCATGTCGTGGCAAGGAATTCGACTCTGGGACTAACGTTAACGTTGCTGACGCAAAACGAGTCGTTGAAAGTGACCTCGAAAAATCGGAAGTCATGAAAATCCCAAGCGAGGCGGACTTCCTGTTGTCGTTCTCAACGGTCCCCGGGTATTATTCGTGGCGCAATTCCACCAACGGGTCGTGGTATATCCAGGCGCTGTGCTGCATATTAGACCAATACGGGACCGTGTTGGAAATTCAAAAGTTGCTGACGAAAGTCGCTAAGTTGGTGGCTTACGCCGAACGCTACATGTCCAATACGGAAGATCCGGCACAGAACCGGAAAAAACAAATGCCGTCGTTCACGTCGATGTTAACCAAGGATCTGTACTTCCATCCAAAGAATGGAAGTACTTAGTGCGAATGGCTGATGGATATTGGCCATTATAAAAAGAACTCTTACGTTTGAATGGAAGTTTTGATAAATGTGCCTGCTAATGCCATGTGTGAACAaatacataacatattatattaaagatTTACTGTGCATTGAATGAGCGTTGACAGAATTCAGTtgcaaatatatacattgtttcCGCCCTAGTTTTACTTGTCTTAtgtcgttttttttatttgatcatgcTACGCCATTTGCTATTATTTAATTTGTCGCTGAgatataaacttatcaataaaaGATCAACGAAATCGACTTGATTGACCAAAAGACAAACGGATTTATGACTCGCATGCCTTGCCAGTTTTGTCATTAATAAAACTGACTAAGGGCCTGTATGTTAGACGGAGAGATTTTACTCGTACATGAAGTCAATGGTTCAGCAAAACGAATTGAGGATTGAATCGAACAGCGCAGTAACTAACAATACGGAAAATATAGAGCTAATGATTGTCCGCAGTCGTGAACGTGGAGAGCAAGCTAAGAACTTTGCTCTATTCAAGTTTATAAGCCAGAGATGTAATTCTCACAGTGAATACTGCCGTTTTGTTTAGGCCGATAGATTAtatctctttcagtgcgggaaccgaattttaaaggcctttgcaaacagtttggatccagatgagacgccatagaacgtggcgtctcatcaggatccaaactgtttgctattctgatagtattctttgaaaaaaatcgaagaaaatgctaattttagaaaatcagcagacgacattttagcagacgacaaatttcccagcatgcaaagggttatatgAGCGAGCTGCCATTCAGTAACTTCATATTCTAGAGTTTTCAGTTTGCCTAAGACAAGCGTTTCGTacttaaacaatgtattttgttCCCTTCAGATATTTTGattttcttacaaatgttaaacCCGGATTTATACAAATTCATTTCATATGCATCCCATTTTTGAATAGCAATCtcaattgttaaattatttaacataattttggTCTGGTACGCcatattatttgaaatgtaaTGTGCATCTCAGTATCCGATAAGACATATGTTTTTGGAAGAATTTGTTTTGTTGCACGCATTATTGATTGATTTGTTAAACAACATACTTGTAAGTGATAAATTTCAGTTTGTAAATTGGTGTTCAATTGTTTTGTACTTATTTAATTTAGGTTTTGTAGATTTTCGTACATAAAGATCTTTCTGTGTACatgctagtgtttttcccaggagggcaaaggggcatggcgcattactttcaaaaagggcattttagcgcgcagtttaggcaaaaaagggcaaacacgttccctgaatacctgaattacggggcaacatgtaatcgcatctgaagcagttgtggaaaaaataacatataaacaagcacatttaatggtagtTGATGTTTTTAACGTACTATGgtttatattaacatatttaccttgcaatgtacatttatgttccatgctgtttcaataaactgtacagcacgacaaacataataaagcaatatatgcatatgaatctgattatacacagatccacttacatataaatgaaaccatgtttgtcttatcccattttctaacaataatcttgccagatgtttaaaataacattgcgagtaaattgatcgctaacaatatgcaaacactcgtttccgtgacatacatccaccaagtagattacaaataaataaataatgttgttgctatctaaaacatttttatgcatcgttgattatcacagacatttcattaattccttctgaatgtataatctccatcgttaattcgatcgtttacgacgttatttgccatttttgccgagtcgcaatttaattctgtatagtccgccatgttgttcaaatgtcaaatgatgttagcgacaggtgcgcatagcaacgttaaatcgtatacgcgattcgcattttgttaaattagtatacgtctcagtaattatttcaataattagatctaattatcttaaagacgaaagcgataaagaataaatttgtttgtgtttttaaatgtaattatgcgtaaaaatatatgttttgatataactgaataatgcatgcaatgcacaattgccacgagaataacatcgagtttttcatcaaaagtctccgaagttacatagcctctggcattatcggTTGATACTGACAcgtggttattcacgcatgactaattcacagctttggggcagtctacctataaatcgagcactgtaatagattaaatctgctcaaataatatagtcgattagacgttcacgtctctcgagtaaatcaagcacagtcggagcgtcacagacaatcaaggacgctgatttgaggaccaagttagatcgtaaggcaataaagatgttatcgataagggcgcgtggcgaaatatgactttgaaaagggcagcgtggcgatccgggagggcggcgtggcttttcgccacgctaaaatggcctgagAAAAACACTACATGCTCAgtagtttgttttaaaacttGCAGTTTTTATCCATCATCGACAGTGTTCATGATTTAATGGGATTGAATATCGACCGGATTTCGCAAAGACTCAGTATTAAAACATGATTGTTGAATAATCTCATTCCGTTCCTCATGAGGAAGGCATATAGTAATCCCATGGTCGGTGCGTCACTCAGCCAGTTTCTCTTCTTGTGTAGATACTTACTCAGGAAGTGTtgaatataatgaaatgaaacttcattaaaaaaaatgtgtctcgttctgagaaaactcggcataatgcaagtgcgtaaagtgtcgtcccagattagcctgtgcagtttgctcaaaatgtgcagcttcgtcagaacgccgctttgaattattttttttgaccttgaaggatgaccttgaccttgaaggatgaccttgaccttccaccactcaaaatgtgcagtttcatgagaacgccgctttgaatttttttttacgttgaaggatgaccttgaccttgaacttccaccactaaaaatgtgcagcttcatggtaacgccgctttgatttttttgtttgtttgacctatgaccttgaaggatgaccttgaccttgaaggatgaccttgaacctacaccactcaaaatgtgcagcttcatgataacgccgctttgaattaattttttgacctttgaccttgaaggatgaccttgatcttgaagaatgaccttgaacttccaccactcaaaatgtgcagcttcatgataatgctgctttgaaattttgttttttgacctttgaccttgaaggatgaccttgaccttgaaggatgactttgaacttccaccacttaaaatgtgcagctacatgagaacgccgctttgaatttattttttttacattgaaggatgaccttgaccttgaacttccaccactcaaaatgtgcagcttcatgagatacacatgcattccaaatatcaagttgctatcttcaaaattaaaagggttatggccaatgttaaagttttcggacggacagacgccatatatttgacatttgaccttgaaggattaccttcacctttcaccactcaaaatgttcagctccatgagatacacatgcatgccaaatatcaagttgctatcttcaatattgaaaaagttatggccaatgttaaagttttcggacggacagacaccataaatttgacatttgacctttaaggatgaccttgacctttcaccattcaaaatgtgcagctccatgagatacacatgcatgccaaatatcaagttgctatcttaaaaagtgaaaaagttatggccaatgttaaagtttttttcggactgacagacagactgactgacatactgacggacagttcaactgctatatgcca
Encoded proteins:
- the LOC127871068 gene encoding caspase-7-like; amino-acid sequence: MDGLEGIDDPDAKHFFSKYLGGIRRAVSGAPRWQDVKLEEYVNVENDANYKRKPMFTKADKEKDEYKMNFPRRGKAVIVNNKNFTDNMQKLGYGVRSGTDIDHTRITNRLRRLGFDLDHHHNATCQVMKDVFAKVAKEDHSDVDCFVAVLLSHGEEGKICGTDGIIELEEIFQYFKGAHCPTLAGKPKVFFIQACRGKEFDSGTNVNVADAKRVVESDLEKSEVMKIPSEADFLLSFSTVPGYYSWRNSTNGSWYIQALCCILDQYGTVLEIQKLLTKVAKLVAYAERYMSNTEDPAQNRKKQMPSFTSMLTKDLYFHPKNGST